The region CTCCTTGGCCATTCCCTTTCCTTCCAGAAAGATTTGGAGCGCTGCCGCTGTTCCCCCAGTATTGAAGGTTTTTACCATATCTGCAGGACACTAAATATCTCCGCAGATGACTGTATCTTTTCCGACAGTCATAAAACAGGCTCTACATACCATGAGCTTTTGCGGCTCCTTTCCCAATGTGATGAGAAAGGACTGTCTGTACTGTTGGCCACTGCCTCTGCCCTGGTAATGGCAGACCGAAACACAGAATCAACAAATGAACTTTAAATGAATTTCATATGCTAAAAAGCAGAAAAAAAGCCCGCAGTACAGATGGTCTATCTGTACCGCTGGCTTTTCTTTTCTGCTCCGATCATAATTGTCACAGTCAGTTCCACAAACAGAAGATTATATAGGATAGTCACATATGGCATTTTACAGTTCTATTATGTGCCGCATTGTATATCGGATTATATCAGCTTTCGCTTTGTATATATTTTACTCCTTTCCCAAATCCATTCTCAGGCTTTGTTATAGATTTATTCTCATGACAATTTTACAATCGCCTACTATAGCTTAATAAGATTATATCCTCGTTGACCGATTCAAAGAAGAGGTCAAATTGATTTATAGTTTTCCTTTAATGGGCTCATCCAGTACCAAAAGTTTTGGTGAATGGCTGATGGCTCTCGCAATCGCCAGCCGCTGCCTCATTCATGGTCTTCATCCCCTTCTAATTCTTTCAGAATATTTCTTGCATACAGTGCAATAAAAAAGGAAACAACGCCTGTTCCAATCATAATGAAAGGCATTTCCCTGGAAATCTCTTCAAATAGCAGCCCATAAAGCAGCTGTCCGACTGGCTGGGCACACATGATAAACGCCATGATGCAGGCGATCACTTTGCCTGTCAGCCGCGCCGGCGTCTGTGTCTGCACAACCGCCAGCATCTGTATACTGAACATCGTAGAAAAGACCATTACCAATAGTCCTGTCCCGGAAAGAATCAGATACTTTAAAAACCGGAATTGTTCTGCAAGCAGCATCCCCACTCCCATCACGCAGGCGGAAAACACACACAACAGAAGAAACAACCAGGCTTTTCCAGGTCTGAGTTTTTTTGCAAAAAGCACGGTAAACAGCCCACCGATCATCCCTCCTACCGCCAGCAGTCCCTGCGTAACGCCCAGCAGCTGGTCTGCCATAGAAAGTCTTTCCACGATTATGACTGGGATGCCAATCGTTATCA is a window of Enterocloster clostridioformis DNA encoding:
- a CDS encoding helix-turn-helix domain-containing protein; protein product: MSLSIKDAQIFKNALKAARAKKRLTQATCAELLGHSLSFQKDLERCRCSPSIEGFYHICRTLNISADDCIFSDSHKTGSTYHELLRLLSQCDEKGLSVLLATASALVMADRNTESTNEL